TTGAGGGCAATGCCCATAATCATCAGGCCGCCCACGCCAGTCACCAGCATCACCGAGGGGGCATCATTGGGATTGGGCAAAGACTGGGCCAAGCCGCCCGCAAATAGGGACAGTCCTCCCTGATACAGCAGGACCATCAGGCTCGAGAAACCAACGCCCACGCCGTAGGTGCTGGTGAAGGCGATCGAGGCTAGGCCGTCCATCGTAGATTTAATAGTCAGCAGTCGGTTGTCCCCGGTCAGGCCATTGCTCACGCTGCCCACCAGGGCCATCGGCCCCACGCAGAACAGCAGGCTGGCCGCGACAAACCCTTCCGTAAAGCCACCGCCGCCGTGAAAGCGGGCTTTTAGCCAGTTGCCCAGCGCCGTGAGGCGCTCCTCTAGCTGCCACCATTCTCCCAGTAGGCCGCCGACTACCATCGCTAGCAACCCCAGAACGACGCCGTCGAAGGCGCCCGCGCGGGCCTGGGTGAGGCTGGCGGCCATGCTCACTCCCACAAACAGCGTGAGCAGACCGACGCCTTGGGTGATCACTTTTTGCATTCTCAGGGGCAATTTTCCCCGCAGCAGGAGCCCCACGCTGGTGCCAATCAAAATGGCAATGACATTAATCCAGGTGCCGCTGGTGCGGATCCACAATTCGAGGGCCATGCAGCTACTGAGAATCTCGGGCGCGCAGACGCTTGTTAATTTGGCTGATCAGGCCGCTGAGAAGGGCACCGCCCATCAGAAGACCGATGGCGGGAGTGAAGACGGGCTCCCAGAGCTTGTACCAAAGATCGAGGCCGAGGCTGAGGTTCATGGAGCGGCCGAGGACGGCGATCGCCAGCCAAAAGAAACTAAACAAAACTACAAAAACGTCGGCCATCAGGAAAAGATTGAGCCAGGAAAGTAGCTTGTCCTTCATAACAGACGAAATGTTGCTCCCGAGTAAGCCTATCAAAATTGCCAAAAAAATATGGCTGTACCTAATCTATAGGACAGCCAAAAGCGCAGAAGCAGAATTAACCTACGTTTAGTCTACAGCCAGTGTTCCCAATTTCCCTAGTCCAGCGCGTTGCCAGAAGCGTTTGGCATCTCTAGATTATCGGGATCAACATAGTGGCATTGAGCTTCGTCAACACAAATGAGCGCCCAACCAGAAGGTTCAATGCTGACAAGGTTGTAGTCAGCTTCTTGAACAAAGAAACCTTTATGATTACGAGTTTCAGGTTTGATGCCAACGTTTTCGATCATCATAATTGCCCTACTCCGTGAACCTGGTTGTGCGCCGATAAATTCAGAATTACTTATCGACTAGTTCACTAAATCTTATCACTGGATTTACGGATTCATTATTAAGTTATTTGTGCGATCGCCCCTTGATCGGGCTCAAACATCGACCTAAACACACCAAAGTCTTTACAGAGACTCAGGAGAAGCTGGCATCTAGCTGCATTTCGACCAGATTCTGAGCATCCGATTGAAGGGGCGATCGCTCCATGGGAGCAGCCTTTCGCTTGATCCCCACAGCCCCCATTTCGGAGCGTTGCAATACGTAACGCTTATCGAGAATGGAAGCTTCGTGAACAAATGTAATGCCAACCCCCAAAAACACGGGGATTGGCAAAAGGCGATCGCTTAGAAATCCTGATTCTTCGGAGCGTTGAGATTCTTTTTGGCGACCATTACCGGTCAGATTCAAGCATGTTTTAAGGCGCAACGAGATTTTTATATAGAAATAGTTTTTTATAGTCACAACCCCATAAACCGCGCTTACGTCCATCAATGGCTAACAGTCACTGTCCATCCAACTGAGAACAGTCGCTGCTAGCCATTGCCCAGGAGAATTATTCGAAAAGCCAGTTTTGGACGCGCTGCAGACTCTTCCAGTCGGGACGGCGCTTGAGACCGTCTTCGATGTTTTCGGCCACTTCGTCCCGCAGTTCCTTGACCGCCATCATGATCTGCTGGGTCAGTTCAATGTGCTCACGCACGCCCTTTTGCCCAGTTTCGAGCATGGCGACCGACAGGTTCACGCGGGCCTGAGGATCTTCGGGGTTGAGCTTGACCGCTTTTTGGGCCGCTTTGAGGGCCAGTTTGGAGCGATCGGTAAGGAGATAAAGCCACGCCAAGCAGGTCCAAGAGGAGCTGCTTTTGGGAGAGCGATCGCACACTTCCTTGAACAGGGGAATCAAAATCTCCGGATCTTCACCAGCCTGGTAACGCTGGATGCCGCTATCAAACAACGATTCAACAGTCTCAGTCATACAATTCCAGTCTAAAAACAGAAAATGGCAGTGCGCAAAACACTGCCTCAATAAAAGTTTCCCCGATTTGGTGCAGACCGTCAGGCGGAGAAAGACTTACCGCAACCGCAAGTTTGACTTGCATTGGGGTTGGTGAACTGAAAGCCGCCGCCGATCATGGCATTGCTGTAGTCCAGAACCAAGCCGTAGAGGTAGAGCAAGCTCTTGCGATCGCACACTACCTTGAAATCGCCATGATCATAAATTTCATCCTGCTCAGGATTCGCCTTCGTAACGTCCTCGAAGTCCATCATGTAGGACATACCAGAGCAGCCACCTTGGCGCACACCCACTCGCAGGCACAAATCCCGGCCCTGCTGCTCACGCAACAGGCGGATCTGGCTTCGAGCCGCGTCGGTCATTTGAATTCCGCGCTGCTGAGATTGAGTTGCTTGTGTCATAGAGCCGATACAACTCCTTAAAATCGTGACATCCCCCCAGGCCAAAGGGGTCAGGGTTTGCTGAGTGAGAAACTCACTTTTTCGCTTTTCGCTGCCTGTTAAACATTTTTCCCAGAAGATTCTCTCAAAAAGCAGGAGAATCTAGCGGGCTTCATACCCTCAGTCTAGTGTACTGAGCAAGCGACTCGACATCCCGACCGGGCGCTGCCCTGGCAGGACGCCGATCCAGGAGGGGGAGGATAGGACATCCTGTCTAGCGAGCTCAACCCCTTGCTGTGGGCTCCACGCGATCGCAGCTTTCAGAGAGATTGACGCTGATCAGCAGCAATTTGACCAATTTGAGCAATTTTCCAGGGTTGAATAAGATGGGGTATCCCCTCAAGCCGTTCTTGTAGGCAATCCAGCAGAATCTAAGCTTTTAAGAGATCGTCACGGGTGGGTCAGTGACCAACCGGATGTATCCCGAGTTGTAGCAATGTCAAAGTCGTTTAGGCTCACTTCATTGCTGCTTCTATTCTTCTCACCGCTGAGGGCCGCGCACTCTGGCGGGAGTCTCTCGGAGATCTAAGATGACCACGCTAACCCAGGCTACGTGCCGCCGCCTCCAAAAACTGCCATTGCTTGCGAGCGTATGGGAAGGCGATCGCCGCTCCATCCATGACGCCACCACCATTCCCCATTCCAGACTTGTCGATGAAGACACCGACTGCATCCTGTGGGTCGACGGGCGTGAAGGCATTGTCCGCGCCATGGATATGGTTAACCCCGCCAGTGGTCCCGAAGCCGTTGTGCGCACCCTCATTCGCGCCATCGAAAATCCTCTGAGCACCAGCGCCCCCGCCCGTCCCCAAAAAATCGTCGTCCGCAATCGAGAAATGCAGTTTTTTCTGCGGGGGGTGCTCCAAGACCTAGGGATTCAGGTCGAGTACGTTGCAGACTTGCCGCTGATCGATGAGATCTTTCGGGGGATGGCCGGGGCCGCTCACCACAATGCTCCCCAGCTTCCAGACCGCTATGCCGAGAATCTGGAAAATCTTGCCAAAGATCTCTGGCAAGACGCGCCTTGGGAGTATCTCGAAGAGCATCAGATCATCGGCATTGAGATCAACCACGCAGATATCGGCACGCTCTACTTATCCGTCCTAGGCATGATGGGGACGGAGTATGGAGCGCTCTTTTATCGATCGCTAGACTCTCTCAGGCAGTTTCGGCTCGCAGTCCTCGAGAGATCCAGCAGCGATATGGAGAACGCCTTTCTACAGCAAGACTGTCTCTTCATCACCTTTGAGGCACCAGAAAACCAAGCAAAAGTTTCCAGCCATCCCCTAGCCGTACCAGAGCCAGATCAAGTGCAGCCATCCTTTGGCAATCTGCATCCGCTAGAGGGGATGCGATCGGTGATTTATGAAGAAGAGGCGATCGCCCTTATGGTGGGCATCGAAGCCCTGCATCGATTTCTAAAACAGCACAAAGACAAGCTCACCAGCACCCCCTACCGCCCAATCAGCAGCCGCTATCGCATTTCTTTGCCCGCCAGCGAAGATGCCCTCGAAGAAACCATTTCTGTCCAGGTGAAGACCCTACCGGAGGTTGCCCAAGAGCTCGCTGATTTGATTGAGGAGGAGCTGGAAGAAGAAAACGACGCTTTTCCCCCGATCCAGGACGATCTGGTACCCGATGGCTCTATTGGCAGCATTGGCGTTCTGGGTTGGGATCTCGTCGAGTCCCTCCGCCTCAACGCCCAGTTTCATCAAGCCACTGCAGCCGATATTTCTCGGCCTCCCGAGGGTCTACCCGTGATCGTGATCCAGACCTCCCGCCCCAAAGCCAAAGATCTCATCAACAACATCCAGGGAAAAGGAGGCTTGCAAACTGTCACCTTCAATTTGGGCGCAGATCCTTATCTCGGTGAGCTTTACGATCTGGGTATTTTGCAGACAGGCGATGGCGAGCTGCATCTGTTTTGCGAATTTGACGCCACCGACCCCCACCACCAGAGCGCCCGCCAGCTCTGGGAGGAGCGCTGTCGCATTACCCAGGGCGTTTGCGGCGTGGTGATTGCGATGGGCGTGAATGGCAAAACTCGGGGCAATCCCCAGCTGCGAGACATGCTGGGTTTTTTTGAAACGAACTACGCGACTGCTGAATCCCTCGGCATGGAACCGCTGACGTTGGATCTGGACCTCGATTAGCGATCGCCCTTTGCCTTCTAGGACTTGGAGCCGAAAGCGGTAGGTTTTTGGGCATCACAATGTCAAAATATGTAAAGAATTTGAAAAGGACACAAGCAAGGCATGCGAGTCGCGATTGTTGGGGCGGGTCTAGCCGGGATGGCCACAGCCGTTGACCTAGTGGATGCAGGTCACGAGGTTGAAATTTTCGAATCTCGCCCCTTTGTGGGAGGCAAAGTTGGAAGCTGGGTTGACGCAGACGGCAATCACATCGAGATGGGTCTGCATGTCTTCTTTGGTTGCTATTACAACCTCTTTGAGCTGATGAAAAAAGTAGATG
This genomic stretch from Geitlerinema sp. PCC 7407 harbors:
- a CDS encoding iron-sulfur cluster assembly accessory protein; amino-acid sequence: MTQATQSQQRGIQMTDAARSQIRLLREQQGRDLCLRVGVRQGGCSGMSYMMDFEDVTKANPEQDEIYDHGDFKVVCDRKSLLYLYGLVLDYSNAMIGGGFQFTNPNASQTCGCGKSFSA
- a CDS encoding DUF554 domain-containing protein yields the protein MALELWIRTSGTWINVIAILIGTSVGLLLRGKLPLRMQKVITQGVGLLTLFVGVSMAASLTQARAGAFDGVVLGLLAMVVGGLLGEWWQLEERLTALGNWLKARFHGGGGFTEGFVAASLLFCVGPMALVGSVSNGLTGDNRLLTIKSTMDGLASIAFTSTYGVGVGFSSLMVLLYQGGLSLFAGGLAQSLPNPNDAPSVMLVTGVGGLMIMGIALNLLEVARIRVASFLPGLLLAPALFAIADWVS
- a CDS encoding M48 family metallopeptidase, whose translation is MTETVESLFDSGIQRYQAGEDPEILIPLFKEVCDRSPKSSSSWTCLAWLYLLTDRSKLALKAAQKAVKLNPEDPQARVNLSVAMLETGQKGVREHIELTQQIMMAVKELRDEVAENIEDGLKRRPDWKSLQRVQNWLFE
- a CDS encoding DUF6930 domain-containing protein, coding for MTTLTQATCRRLQKLPLLASVWEGDRRSIHDATTIPHSRLVDEDTDCILWVDGREGIVRAMDMVNPASGPEAVVRTLIRAIENPLSTSAPARPQKIVVRNREMQFFLRGVLQDLGIQVEYVADLPLIDEIFRGMAGAAHHNAPQLPDRYAENLENLAKDLWQDAPWEYLEEHQIIGIEINHADIGTLYLSVLGMMGTEYGALFYRSLDSLRQFRLAVLERSSSDMENAFLQQDCLFITFEAPENQAKVSSHPLAVPEPDQVQPSFGNLHPLEGMRSVIYEEEAIALMVGIEALHRFLKQHKDKLTSTPYRPISSRYRISLPASEDALEETISVQVKTLPEVAQELADLIEEELEEENDAFPPIQDDLVPDGSIGSIGVLGWDLVESLRLNAQFHQATAADISRPPEGLPVIVIQTSRPKAKDLINNIQGKGGLQTVTFNLGADPYLGELYDLGILQTGDGELHLFCEFDATDPHHQSARQLWEERCRITQGVCGVVIAMGVNGKTRGNPQLRDMLGFFETNYATAESLGMEPLTLDLDLD